A genome region from Actinobacillus arthritidis includes the following:
- the smpB gene encoding SsrA-binding protein SmpB: MAKKPKVASNTIALNKRARHEYFIEEEIEAGLELQGWEVKSARAGKANIGDSYVTFRNGEAFLFGATITPLNMASTHIVCDPTRTRKLLLNKRELDSLFGKVNRDGMTVVALSLYWKNAWAKVKVGVAKGKKLHDKREDIKDREWQVAKQRIMKNANRG, encoded by the coding sequence ATGGCAAAAAAACCAAAAGTAGCTTCGAATACGATTGCACTAAATAAACGTGCTCGTCATGAATATTTTATCGAAGAAGAAATTGAAGCCGGCTTAGAATTACAAGGCTGGGAAGTAAAATCGGCGCGTGCCGGTAAGGCGAATATCGGCGACAGTTACGTGACATTTCGTAACGGCGAAGCGTTTCTATTCGGTGCAACCATCACCCCATTAAATATGGCTTCCACTCACATTGTTTGTGATCCGACTCGCACCCGCAAATTATTATTGAATAAACGGGAACTGGATTCACTATTCGGTAAAGTAAATCGAGACGGTATGACGGTTGTGGCACTATCGCTCTACTGGAAAAATGCGTGGGCGAAAGTGAAAGTCGGCGTGGCAAAAGGTAAAAAACTACACGATAAACGTGAAGACATTAAAGACCGTGAATGGCAAGTAGCGAAACAGCGTATTATGAAAAACGCAAATCGTGGCTAA
- a CDS encoding YoaH family protein, translating into MDNALLSLTHEQQQAAVEQIQELMAQGVSGGEAIQIIANRLREEHQSKTED; encoded by the coding sequence ATGGATAACGCATTACTTTCTTTAACACACGAACAGCAACAAGCCGCTGTAGAACAAATTCAAGAACTGATGGCTCAAGGCGTGAGCGGCGGTGAAGCGATTCAAATTATTGCCAATCGTTTAAGAGAAGAACATCAATCAAAGACAGAGGATTAA
- a CDS encoding Fic family protein, protein MKNIQADLMLKYNQQSNAIEGNTLDIFETCVLLESGITANGKPFKDHLDIINHQEAIGYLTDLVKENAPLTEATIKNFHYLLLQKTDNAREAGQYRNVPIVINGAEYQPPQPFLVHPQMEELIHWNQQNLNILEPIERIAMLHNKFVAIHPFIDGNGRTGRLLMNLELMKAGFQVTILKAENRADYYRALALGDLDNYQPITEFIAKAVYETMERTLNLIYPNWINELN, encoded by the coding sequence ATGAAAAACATTCAAGCAGATTTAATGTTGAAATATAATCAGCAATCCAATGCGATAGAAGGAAATACACTAGATATATTTGAAACGTGCGTGTTACTTGAAAGTGGAATTACCGCCAACGGTAAACCATTTAAAGATCATTTAGATATTATTAACCACCAAGAGGCTATTGGTTACTTAACTGATCTTGTAAAAGAAAACGCACCACTGACAGAAGCAACAATAAAAAACTTCCACTATTTGTTACTACAAAAAACCGATAATGCACGAGAAGCCGGACAATACCGAAATGTACCGATAGTCATTAACGGTGCGGAATATCAACCGCCTCAACCTTTTTTAGTTCATCCGCAAATGGAAGAATTAATACATTGGAACCAACAAAATCTCAATATATTGGAACCGATAGAACGCATTGCGATGCTACATAACAAATTTGTGGCAATTCACCCTTTTATTGATGGTAATGGACGTACTGGACGTTTATTGATGAATTTAGAATTAATGAAAGCCGGTTTCCAAGTGACGATTTTAAAAGCTGAGAATCGAGCTGACTATTATCGTGCATTGGCGTTAGGTGATTTAGATAATTATCAACCGATCACAGAATTTATCGCAAAAGCCGTTTATGAAACAATGGAACGTACCTTAAACCTTATTTACCCAAACTGGATTAACGAACTCAATTAA
- a CDS encoding pseudouridine synthase, translating into MKKHLILSMGLLSSVTAIANTTPDTTPAKETRPMLAIYLLDLNGKVAKPIRSTTYSVSQKNLHLCWEAVNVPFTAKNQVTEIFNAPAPAKFTEQGVTVVSSNDGKTHTISRQLASHNNEFIRKCWKFDKTDPKGEYTLQVRINNIEFPAMPFHIVK; encoded by the coding sequence ATGAAGAAACATTTAATATTATCAATGGGCTTATTGTCTTCAGTAACTGCAATAGCTAATACTACTCCAGACACAACACCAGCAAAAGAAACCAGACCAATGCTCGCAATCTATTTGCTCGATTTGAATGGGAAAGTGGCGAAACCAATTAGAAGCACGACTTATTCAGTCAGCCAAAAAAATTTACATCTTTGTTGGGAAGCGGTGAATGTTCCTTTTACTGCTAAAAATCAGGTAACAGAAATCTTTAATGCACCGGCTCCTGCTAAATTTACCGAACAAGGCGTTACTGTAGTATCTAGTAATGATGGCAAAACACATACGATTTCCAGACAGTTAGCAAGCCATAATAATGAATTTATCCGTAAATGTTGGAAATTCGATAAAACCGATCCGAAAGGCGAATATACTTTACAAGTACGCATAAATAATATTGAATTTCCTGCTATGCCATTTCATATCGTTAAATAG
- a CDS encoding YqcC family protein: MKTKVRQHLTDLEIALRTHKQWDAVAPSLKDLANDQPFCIGTLSPTQWLQWIFIPRMHALLDAGADLPRNFSITPYLEEALKDESYLKAIHQPVLLIELLLKD; the protein is encoded by the coding sequence ATGAAAACCAAAGTTAGACAACACTTAACCGATTTAGAAATTGCATTACGCACACATAAGCAATGGGATGCGGTTGCACCGAGCTTGAAAGATTTAGCGAATGATCAACCGTTTTGTATCGGAACACTTAGCCCAACGCAATGGCTACAATGGATTTTTATTCCTCGTATGCACGCTCTTTTAGACGCTGGTGCGGATTTACCCCGCAACTTTTCGATTACGCCTTACTTGGAAGAAGCCCTAAAAGACGAAAGCTATTTAAAAGCGATTCATCAGCCGGTGTTATTGATTGAATTATTATTAAAGGACTAA
- a CDS encoding inorganic triphosphatase has product MENEIELKIMLTEDNAEFIKTWLSQQRIIQQDIDELGNTYFDTPTQFFAGQQMGLRVRSKNQCYEMTLKTKGEIIGGLHIRPEYNLPLASNQPDFKRLVSHFDLQIENVEQIAEQLRPTFSTDFVRHKWLIEFQQSQIEVALDNGVIKNEFGQAKICELEFELKQGSLADILQLLAEMPVRDGMWFSSLSKAQRGYLIGQAVKLEQEIAKAIQTKAGYELEQILADYIRTMPENKPVLATFNECFLSEKHHNWLELQNHLKSQSYLIKNIAYLQGLYS; this is encoded by the coding sequence ATGGAAAACGAAATTGAATTAAAAATAATGTTAACGGAAGATAATGCTGAGTTTATTAAAACTTGGCTGAGTCAACAACGTATTATTCAGCAAGATATTGATGAATTAGGTAATACGTATTTTGATACCCCAACACAATTTTTTGCCGGTCAGCAAATGGGATTAAGAGTAAGAAGTAAAAATCAATGCTATGAAATGACGCTAAAAACAAAAGGGGAGATTATAGGCGGTTTACATATTCGTCCGGAGTATAACTTGCCGTTAGCGAGTAATCAGCCTGATTTCAAGCGATTGGTTTCTCACTTTGATTTACAAATAGAAAATGTTGAACAGATAGCCGAACAATTAAGACCGACTTTTAGTACGGATTTTGTACGCCACAAGTGGTTGATTGAGTTCCAGCAATCACAAATTGAAGTGGCCTTAGATAATGGCGTGATTAAAAATGAGTTCGGACAAGCAAAAATTTGTGAACTGGAGTTTGAATTGAAACAAGGTTCATTAGCCGATATTTTGCAATTATTAGCTGAAATGCCTGTGCGTGACGGAATGTGGTTTAGTAGTTTAAGTAAAGCACAACGTGGTTATTTGATTGGACAAGCAGTGAAATTGGAGCAAGAAATTGCTAAAGCGATTCAGACAAAAGCAGGTTATGAATTGGAGCAAATATTGGCAGACTATATTCGTACAATGCCGGAGAATAAGCCGGTTTTGGCGACATTTAATGAATGTTTTTTAAGTGAGAAACATCATAATTGGCTCGAACTGCAAAATCATTTGAAAAGCCAATCATATTTAATAAAGAATATTGCCTATTTACAAGGTCTTTATTCATAG
- the serS gene encoding serine--tRNA ligase, which translates to MIDQNLLRTNLDDVANALKVKRGFTLDVERVKALEEQRKTLQVKTETLQAERNARSKNIGAAKARGEDISALLAEVDNMGNELNEAKVALDQVQAEIRELLLSVPNLPADEVPLGKDDTENLEVSRWGEPRQFDFEVKDHVALGEALNGLDFVAGVKLTASRFVVMKGKLARLHRALSQFMLDLHTEQHGYVETNVPFLVNHDTLFGTGQLPKFGEDLFHTQPLTGQDPNETQRPFSLIPTAEVPVTNLVRDEIIDEDSLPLRYTAHTPCFRSEAGSYGRDTRGLIRMHQFEKVEMVQIVAPEKSMEALEELTGHAEKVLQLLGLPYRKVLLCTGDMGFGSAKTYDLEVWLPAQNTYREISSCSNMWDFQARRMSARCKAKGDKKTRLVHTLNGSGLAVGRTLVAVIENYQNADGSITVPEVLRPYMGGVEVITA; encoded by the coding sequence ATGATCGACCAAAATCTTCTTCGTACTAATTTAGACGATGTTGCAAATGCACTTAAAGTTAAACGTGGTTTTACCCTTGATGTAGAGCGTGTGAAAGCATTGGAAGAACAACGTAAAACACTTCAAGTAAAAACAGAAACCTTACAAGCGGAACGTAATGCCCGTTCAAAAAATATCGGTGCGGCAAAAGCACGTGGCGAAGATATTTCTGCGTTATTAGCGGAAGTAGATAATATGGGTAACGAATTAAACGAAGCGAAGGTCGCTTTAGACCAAGTACAAGCGGAAATTCGTGAGTTACTCTTATCTGTGCCGAACTTACCAGCTGACGAAGTACCGTTAGGTAAAGATGACACGGAAAACTTAGAAGTATCACGTTGGGGCGAGCCTCGTCAATTTGACTTTGAAGTAAAAGATCACGTGGCATTAGGTGAAGCGTTAAACGGTTTAGATTTTGTCGCAGGTGTAAAATTAACGGCTAGCCGTTTTGTGGTAATGAAAGGTAAACTTGCTCGTTTACACCGTGCCTTATCGCAGTTTATGTTAGATCTTCACACTGAACAACACGGCTATGTGGAAACAAACGTACCGTTCTTAGTCAACCACGATACGCTGTTCGGTACTGGTCAATTACCAAAATTCGGAGAAGATTTATTCCATACTCAACCATTAACCGGTCAAGATCCAAACGAAACTCAACGTCCGTTCAGCTTAATTCCAACAGCGGAAGTACCGGTAACTAACTTAGTGCGTGACGAAATTATTGATGAAGACAGCTTACCGTTACGCTATACGGCACATACGCCGTGTTTCCGTTCTGAAGCCGGTTCTTACGGTCGTGATACACGTGGTTTAATCCGTATGCACCAATTTGAAAAAGTGGAAATGGTACAAATCGTTGCTCCGGAAAAATCAATGGAAGCATTAGAAGAATTAACTGGTCACGCTGAAAAAGTATTACAACTTTTAGGCTTACCATACCGCAAAGTTTTACTCTGTACCGGTGATATGGGCTTCGGTTCAGCAAAAACTTACGACTTAGAAGTTTGGTTACCGGCACAAAACACTTATCGTGAGATTTCTTCTTGCTCAAATATGTGGGATTTCCAAGCTCGCCGTATGTCTGCACGTTGCAAAGCAAAAGGCGATAAGAAAACTCGCTTAGTCCACACCTTAAACGGTTCAGGTTTAGCGGTGGGTCGTACTTTAGTAGCAGTAATTGAAAACTACCAAAACGCTGACGGCTCAATCACCGTGCCTGAAGTATTACGTCCATATATGGGCGGTGTGGAAGTGATTACCGCTTAA
- the truC gene encoding tRNA pseudouridine(65) synthase TruC — translation MELEILYRDDELIAINKPAGMLVHRSWLDKHETQFAMQTLRDQIGQHVFPIHRLDRPTSGVLLFALNSEMARLMSEQFEQHQMEKGYLAVVRGYLLDKGEIDYPLKVILDKIADKFSQPKEAQQAVTFYQNLASVEMPYPAGKHQTARYSLVELLPKTGRKHQLRRHMKHLFHPIMGDTKYGDLHQNRTLTEKTGCDRLMLHSHFLKFTHPKTAQKIEVFAALDEQWRNLFLTFNWNFPHFFQSDKN, via the coding sequence ATGGAACTGGAAATTTTATACCGTGATGATGAACTGATTGCGATTAATAAACCGGCTGGAATGTTAGTTCACCGTTCATGGCTAGATAAACACGAAACACAGTTTGCAATGCAAACCTTACGTGATCAAATCGGTCAACACGTTTTCCCGATTCATCGCTTAGATCGCCCGACTTCCGGTGTGTTATTGTTTGCATTAAATAGTGAAATGGCTCGCCTAATGAGTGAACAATTTGAACAGCATCAAATGGAAAAAGGCTATTTGGCGGTAGTGCGAGGCTATCTGCTCGACAAAGGCGAGATCGATTATCCGCTAAAAGTGATTTTAGACAAGATTGCCGATAAGTTTTCGCAACCCAAAGAAGCGCAACAAGCGGTCACTTTTTACCAAAATCTTGCAAGTGTCGAAATGCCTTATCCGGCAGGTAAACACCAAACGGCACGTTACAGTTTGGTTGAATTATTGCCGAAAACAGGGCGTAAGCACCAACTTCGCCGCCATATGAAGCATTTATTTCATCCGATTATGGGCGATACTAAATATGGTGACTTGCACCAAAATCGTACCCTAACCGAGAAAACCGGTTGCGACCGATTAATGCTACATTCGCATTTTTTAAAATTTACGCATCCGAAAACAGCGCAAAAAATTGAAGTTTTTGCGGCGCTTGATGAACAATGGCGAAATTTATTTCTTACTTTTAACTGGAACTTTCCACACTTTTTTCAATCTGACAAAAATTAA